GACAATCATCTACCAGTATTTCACCTCCACCTCTTACAAATATACCTTTGCATTCCGAATTCTCTAAAGTATACGCAAAGAAAAGAGATGTTCTTCAACGTAAATACATATCCTCTCTGAAAAAATTCCAACAAAAATATGCAAAATCCCAGAACTTTTCCGTTGTTTCAATTATTCAGGAAATGATCAATGCCCCGGAGTCTTCCTTACAAATCGCCACACTTCCACAAGAAATATCACGTCTTGCCATAGCCTATAAAAACCAAAGGGAACAGATTGATGAACAAGTAAAACAGGCCTATCTGAAAACCCTCAAACAAAGTCAGGCTCAATACGCTCAAAAGCAACAATTCGATAAAATAGTTGAAATTCAGGAAGCTGTCAAAATCGTTGAAAAAACATCCCCTTCCGAACTCTTTACGGATACGAACGAGGAATAAGAATTTTCTTAAGGCAAGTTAAAATATGAACACATGTTTATCCTATGATTGATTTAGCGAAACGATTTTTCATCATCTTTATTTTACTCTTTGCCATAGCGATATCCGATGCTGCGGTAACCGTTTATTCATGGAAATACACACCGGACGGGGCCCAGATCAACGCTCCAGGATGGCTTAGTGCATTCAAGTATACAAAAGGTGATGAATTTGCCATTTTGGGATTCGGGAATACTCCCTTTAAGGGGGAAATGACCGAATTCCCTGCCGGTTTTACTGTCAGCTTTGATATAAAAAGCCTCTCCAATATCAATATTCAAGGGCAAACACTCTTGAGTTTATATCTCAATCATGACGATAATAACTATCCTCTAGAATTGAAATTCAATGAAAAAGGAAAACTGTATCTCTATAATAGGTTATATGGAGCCGTTTCCTTTGGCGGAGAAGAAACCGGAAATGCCAAATTCATCGATACTGGTTTGACTTGCAAGACTCTTCGAGCGAACAAATGGACTAATATCTGCATCGTTTCCAATTTGTCCGCACATACCCTCTCCGTCTACGTCAACAAGTCCTTAATTGCTTCTATCACAGATTGGAATCCAAAACATCCGGCACTTACGGGCGCTCAATTCGGAAAATCTTTCGGAAACACCCCCTCTCTAAACGGTACGATAGAAATTAACAACGTCAATTTCTATAACGATGCCGTTCCGCCTGGATCATCACTTTTCTCAAACATGCCGCACATATCGGAGTTCTCAAAAATGTTCAATTCGCGTGCGAGAAATTTAAAAAACAAATACATAGTTGCCCTCAAAAAACTTCAGCAAAAATATATCAAAAAACAAGACTTTGCCTCAGTCTCTCTCATTCTGGATATCCTCAAGGATCCTGATTCACCGGTCGCGGAAGAACAATTGCCCCAGGAAATACTCAACCTTGCCACAGCCTACAAGATTCATAAAGATCAAATGGGAGAACAAATCAAACAGGCCTATCTAAAGACCCTTCTCCAGCAACAAGTCCAATATGCTCAAAAACAACAATTCAACAAGCTCATTGAGATTCGAGAAATAATCCGAACCGTTGAACAAAAATCTCCTTCCGAACTTTTTATGATCATGAACAATGAATAACAGCAAGGAATTCATAAAGAATATCTAAAAAATGAGGAAAACCGTGACCAGATAAACACATTTTATTCTATAAGCTATTTAATGAATCGACTTTCCATCTTTTTTATTCTCATCTTTGCCATTGCAATATCCGAGGCCGCCACTCCCGTTTATTCGTGGAAATACACACCGGAAGGAGCACACATTAACGCAACTGGATGGGATATGACCTTCACATACAAACCCGGTGACGACTATGCTAGTTTTGGCGCCGGAACTATACCGTTTCATACAAAATTGACCGACTTTCCCGCTAGTTTTACTGTCAGCTTCGACGTAAAAAGTCTCTCCTGTGCCAACTTGAATGGGAAAACGCTTCTGAGCTTGTATTCCAATAATAATTACTACAGTTCCGATACTCATTCTCTCCAATTGCAATTCAACGACCAAGGGAAACTTTATTTCTACAATATGATCAATGGCGCCGTGTCCTTTGGAGGAGAGGAAACCGGAAATGTCAAATCCATCGATACTGGTTTGACCAGCCATGATCTTCAGTCGGACAAATGGATCAAATTCTGCATCGTTTCCGATTTGTCCGCACATACTCTTTCCATCTACGTCAACGGTTCCATGGCTGGTTCCATCACAAACTGGAACCCGAAACATCCGGCCCTTACGGGCGCCCAGTTCGGTCAAGCATTCGGAAAAGTCCATACCATGAGCGGCACGATAAAAATCAACAACGTCAATTTCTACAACGATGCCGTTCCGCCAGGTTCTCTCTTCGCCGACATGCCGCTCATGCCGGAGTTCTCAAAAATGTTCCATTCGCGCAGTGACATCCTGAGAAACAAATACATCGCTTCTCTCCAGAAAATCCAGCAAAAGTACGTCAAGAAACAGGACTTCGCCACCGTTACACTGATCCAGAATATCGTCAAATCTCCCGATTCTCCGGTCAAGGAAGAAAAGCTTCCCCGGGAAGTACTCCGCCTTGCCACGGCCTACACAATTCAGAAAGAGCAGCTGGGAGAACAAATCAAGCAGGCTTATTTGAAAACAATTCTCCAGCAACAAGCCCAATATGCTCAGAAGAAACAATTCGATAAAATCGCTGAAATCCAAAAAATAATAAAAACAATCGAACAAACATATCCATCCGAACTTTTTATGAAAACAGACAAGAAATGACTGTTAAATGTTCATGAGACGTATTCTTAAGAAAGAAATAAACCATAACATAGTCTATCCATGAATCGACTCCCCTTCCTCTTGATTTTCCTCTTTGCCATAGCGATATCCGAAGCAGCCACACCCGTTTATTCATGGAAATACACACCGGATGGGACACAGATCAACGCCCCCGGATGGCTTAGTTCATTCAAGTATACAAAAGGTGATGAATTTGCCATTTTCGGATTCGGGAATACTCCGTTTAAAACGGAAATTACCGAGATCCCTGCCAGTTTTACTGTCAGATTCGATATAAAATGCCTTTCCAATATCAATAGCCAAGGAAAAACACTCTTGAGTCTGTATCTCAATAACGATACTACCGATTATCCTCTAGAATTAAAATTCAACGAAAAAGGAAAACTGTATTTCTATAATAGGTTACATGGAGCCGTTTCTTTTGGCGGAGACAAGACCGGAAATGCCAAATTCATCGATACCGGTTTAACGACCAAGAATCTTCAGTCGGACGAATGGATCAAATTTTGCATCGTTTCCGATTTGTCCGCACACACTCTTTCCATCTACATCAAAGATTTACTGACTGGTTCCATCACAAACTGGGATCCAAAACATCCGGCACTTACGGGCGCCCAATTCGGAAAAGTGTTCGGAATCACCTCATCTCTGAACGGCACGATGGAAATCAACAACGTCAATTTCTACAACGATGCCGTTCCGCCGGCGGCCTCACTCTTCTCAAAGATGCCGCGCATGCCGGAATTCTCAAAAATGTTTCATTCGCGCAGTGATATCCTGAGAAACAAATACATCGCTTCTCTCAAGAAACTCCAGCAGAAATATGTCAAGAAACAGGACTTCGCTACCGTTACACTGATCCAGAATATCGTCAAATCTCCCGATTCTCCGGTCAAGGAAGAAAAGCTTCCCCGGGAAGTACTCCACCTTGCCACGGCCTACACAATTCAGAAAGAGCAGCTGGGAGAACAAATCAAGCAGGCTTATTTGAAAACAATTCTCCAGCAACAAGCCCAATATGCTCAGAAGAAGCAATTCGATAAAATCGTCGAAATCCAAAAAATAATAAAAACAATCGAGGAAACATCTCCCACTGAACTCTTTATGACAATAAAGAAAAAATGACTATTGGTCGTCCATAAAACGTTTTCTTCAAAAATAGATCAACCATAAATCGTTTATCCATGAATCGACTCCCCCTCCTATTTATTTTCCTCTTTGCCATAGCAATATCCGAGGCAGCCACACCCGTTTATTCATGGAAATACACACCGGACGGGGCTCAAATTAAAGCTACCAAATGGTATGCGCTATTCAGATACAATCCCGGTGACGACTATGCCTCTTTTGGTGCTGGCAGGGTACCGTTTGCCGAAAAAATTACCGATTTCCCCTCCAATTTCACAGTCAGTTTCGACGTGAAAAACCTCTCCTGCGATAACAATAACGGAAAAACAATTCTGAGCTTGTATTCGAATAATCACCATTATTTCAATAGTCAAAACTACAACGCTAATTTCTATTCTCTTCAATTACAATTTGACAATAAAGGAAAGCTTTACCTTTATAACATGATCAACGGAGCCGTTTCCTTTGGTGGAGAGGAAACCGGAAATGTCAAATCCATCGATACCGGTTTAACAATCAAGGATCTTCAGTCGGACGAATGGATCAAATTTTGCATCGTTTCCGATTTGTCCGCACATACCCTTTCCATCTACATCAACGATTTACTGACTGGTTCCATCACAAACTGGGATCCAAAACATCCGGCTCTCACTGGAGCCCAGTTCGGTCAAGCATTCGGAAACTTTCATATCATGAAAGGTACGATGAAAATCAACAACGTCAATTTCTACAACGATGCCGTTCCACCGGCGGCCTCACTCCCGCTCATGCCGGAGTTCTCAAAAATGTTCCATTCTCGCAGTGATATCCTGAGAAACAAATACATCGCCTCTCTCAAGAAACTCCAGCAGAAATATGTCAAGAAACAGGACTTCGCCACCGTTACACTGATCCAGGATATCGTCAAATCTCCCGATTCTCCGGTCAAGGAAGAAAAGCTTCCCCGGGAAGTTCTCCGCCTTGCCACGGCCTACACAATTCAGAAAGAGCAGCTGGGAGAACAAATCAAGCAGGCTTATTTGAAAACAATTCTCCAGCAACAAGCCCAATATGCTCAGAAGAAGCAATTCGATAAAATCGTCGAAATCCAAAAAATAATAAAAACGATTGAGGACACGGAGCCTTCCCTTCTCTTTTTCAAGACGCCATCGAAAGAGGACTCTGCTGTACCGAACAGGCGTTGACCCATTTGGAGCGGATTTTCATCCCTATCCTACGCCCGAATATCCGGTTGTTCATACTTCGATAAAACCGCCAAATGCGCCTCACACAATTCAAGTCAGGTTTTCTCTATAGACTACAATATATTGTATGTATGATAATATTTACATACAAAATGAGAAAATTCTCTTGCATCCTCGCGCTTGATTGATGTAGAAACCGTTCCAGCACAGGTAACGGAAGACGGTGAAAATCCGTCGCGGACGCGCCGCTGTAACCGGTTGATCCCGGAGTGGACACTGCTCCCGAGAGGAAGTGGGAAGTTCATCCCGAAAAATATGGTCAAGAACCGGAAGCCAGAAGACGACCTGGGCAACCATAGTATCACCATCTCGCGAAAGGATGCGCGTACGAATCGGAATTCCGGCAACCGGTCGGCAAAGGCAATCTGAATGGATCCTCCAAGCTATCCCCACCTCCGCAATTCTTTTTTGTATTTGTTTTCTTTTGTACCCGCCCCATCCCCTTCCCGGGGATGTCGTGTGTACATGCCGCGCGATGCGTCTTTTACGCCACCTTCAAATATCTGCGCCGCATGGTCTCCACAATCATCAAAAGAAACGGTAAATCCGAGAGCTTCCAAGGATACAAGATCGAGGAAGCAATCCGGAAAGCCTTCCACAGTTCCGGGACAAAATATGACGATTTCGTCTATGTCCGAGTCCTCGCATCGCTGGGTTCCCGTGAATCCGTAACCGTAGAAGAAGTCCAGGATCTGATCGAACGAACCTTGTTCAAGTGCGGATGTTTCGAGACGGCTCGTTCTTTTATCACCTACCGCTTCCTGCACAAGATGCAGCGGGAACAAATAGGAGGCATTTACCACGGCAATACTTATGTCGATTGCAAACAAACCGTTGAAGAATACATCGGACGGACGGACTGGCGCATCGCGGCCAACTCCAACACGACCTATTCCAATGCCGGCCTGATCAACAATACCGCCGGCAAGGTCATTGCCAATTACTGGCTCGACCAAGTGTACTCGGAAGAGGAAGGAGCAGCCCATCGCAACGGTGACTACCACATCCACGATCTGGACTGTCTGACAGGCTATTGTGCCGGCTGGAGCCTGCGGAATCTTCTCAACGAAGGGTTCAACGGCGTCCGTTCACGAGTGAACAGCCGCCCCCCGAAACATCTGAAGGAAGCTCTCGGACAAATGGCAAACTTCCTGGGAATCCTCCAAAGCGAATGGGCGGGAGCCCAGGCTTTCAGCTCCTTCGATACCTTCCTGGCTCCCTATGTCTTCAAAGATCAACCCTCGTTCCAGGTCTTGAAAAAAGCCATACGGGGATTCGTTTACAACCTGAACGTGCCATCTCGCTGGGGACAGTCTCCCTTCACCAATGTAACCATCGACTGGACGGTACCCCGTGACTTGCGCGAACAAGTCCCCTTCAGCGGAGGTAAACACCTGCTTGAAGGAATCAACGATCCCCGGCTTGACGCTCTTGCCCGGGAACGAGGGGCTGAATCTCCGGAGAAGATGACGTTCAAACATTTCCAGCCGGAAATGGACCTGATTAACAAGGCTTTCTACGAAGTCCTCACGGAAGGGGACAGCACCGGACAACCGTTCACCTTTCCCATCCCTACCGTCAACATCACGGAAGATTTCGACTGGGACAACCCCAATGTCCCCCTACTCTTCGAAAATGCCGCCAAGATAGGTTCTTCCTATTTCCAGAACTTCATCGGCAGTCAATATACCCGTGACGAAAACGGCAATAAAATTCCCGATGAACGCGCCTACAAACCCGATGCCGTAAGATCCATGTGCTGCCGCCTGCAGCTCGACCTGAGAGAACTGCTCAAGCGCGGAGGAGGCCTGTTCGGCTCTGCGGAAATGACGGGCTCCATCGGCGTCGTCACTATCAACCTGGCCCGCCTCGGCTACCTCTACAAGCAAAACAGGGAAAACCTCTTCAAACAC
This is a stretch of genomic DNA from Akkermansia sp. N21116. It encodes these proteins:
- a CDS encoding ribonucleoside triphosphate reductase yields the protein MVSTIIKRNGKSESFQGYKIEEAIRKAFHSSGTKYDDFVYVRVLASLGSRESVTVEEVQDLIERTLFKCGCFETARSFITYRFLHKMQREQIGGIYHGNTYVDCKQTVEEYIGRTDWRIAANSNTTYSNAGLINNTAGKVIANYWLDQVYSEEEGAAHRNGDYHIHDLDCLTGYCAGWSLRNLLNEGFNGVRSRVNSRPPKHLKEALGQMANFLGILQSEWAGAQAFSSFDTFLAPYVFKDQPSFQVLKKAIRGFVYNLNVPSRWGQSPFTNVTIDWTVPRDLREQVPFSGGKHLLEGINDPRLDALARERGAESPEKMTFKHFQPEMDLINKAFYEVLTEGDSTGQPFTFPIPTVNITEDFDWDNPNVPLLFENAAKIGSSYFQNFIGSQYTRDENGNKIPDERAYKPDAVRSMCCRLQLDLRELLKRGGGLFGSAEMTGSIGVVTINLARLGYLYKQNRENLFKHLSLLMELAKSTLEKKRTFIQELYDRGLYPYTRRYLPGFRNHFSTIGVNGMNELLRNFSNDTMDISTDQGIAMAREILEFMRDKIRLFQEETGNLYNLEATPAEGTTHRFAREDAKRYPDIIQQGPVGKRYYSNSSQLPANFTSDLFQALTLQDDLQCCYTGGTVFHMYMNEGISSPEACRDLVRKVLTNFRLPYLTVTPLFSVCSRHGYLQGEHEYCPYCDEEILVRHASDTADTLD
- a CDS encoding LamG-like jellyroll fold domain-containing protein translates to MIDLAKRFFIIFILLFAIAISDAAVTVYSWKYTPDGAQINAPGWLSAFKYTKGDEFAILGFGNTPFKGEMTEFPAGFTVSFDIKSLSNINIQGQTLLSLYLNHDDNNYPLELKFNEKGKLYLYNRLYGAVSFGGEETGNAKFIDTGLTCKTLRANKWTNICIVSNLSAHTLSVYVNKSLIASITDWNPKHPALTGAQFGKSFGNTPSLNGTIEINNVNFYNDAVPPGSSLFSNMPHISEFSKMFNSRARNLKNKYIVALKKLQQKYIKKQDFASVSLILDILKDPDSPVAEEQLPQEILNLATAYKIHKDQMGEQIKQAYLKTLLQQQVQYAQKQQFNKLIEIREIIRTVEQKSPSELFMIMNNE
- a CDS encoding LamG-like jellyroll fold domain-containing protein — protein: MTFTYKPGDDYASFGAGTIPFHTKLTDFPASFTVSFDVKSLSCANLNGKTLLSLYSNNNYYSSDTHSLQLQFNDQGKLYFYNMINGAVSFGGEETGNVKSIDTGLTSHDLQSDKWIKFCIVSDLSAHTLSIYVNGSMAGSITNWNPKHPALTGAQFGQAFGKVHTMSGTIKINNVNFYNDAVPPGSLFADMPLMPEFSKMFHSRSDILRNKYIASLQKIQQKYVKKQDFATVTLIQNIVKSPDSPVKEEKLPREVLRLATAYTIQKEQLGEQIKQAYLKTILQQQAQYAQKKQFDKIAEIQKIIKTIEQTYPSELFMKTDKK